One Doryrhamphus excisus isolate RoL2022-K1 chromosome 17, RoL_Dexc_1.0, whole genome shotgun sequence genomic region harbors:
- the erfl1 gene encoding ETS domain-containing transcription factor ERF-like, with the protein MDCNCVSDLLLPPVPALWTPGFAFPDWAYKPESSPGSRQIQLWHFILELLQKEEYQGVIAWQGDYGEFVIKDPDEVARLWGIRKCKPHMNYDKLSRALRYYYNKRILHKTKGKRFTYKFNFSKVVLVNYPILDMANSPFFLAQNHFNGGSTAPDCSPEAVQSLFPRLPDTGRASSLCDRGTTAPAPEGDKLRLDTFPFLSSAAPCYSKPPSLLGPYPRNPPFDYPWGFNPYLPGAFSLNNCPKLPPGSLYPSQFYPGPLQSSLSQLPHPFASLLPPGEVGERGTAGHTGGTNGTAGCQPGRLGLAPYPGSLMLGRTDISNGAASLGERADVTPPSSGLNVGLVASAGRQSPTERRGSVKQDPESDSDLEITDLSDCSSDNEQDFTTAKEARLGGGRPQTGPNGKKTTLLPPITSVSPHPLKTLMPITPTPPALTPSLAPTVASLHERHRETETLKMIHS; encoded by the exons ATGGACTGTAACTGCGTCAGCGATCTGCTGCTCCCCCCGGTGCCCGCCCTGTGGACGCCAG GGTTCGCCTTCCCTGACTGGGCCTACAAGCCAGAGTCGAGCCCCGGATCCAGGCAGATTCAGCTGTGGCATTTCATCCTGGAGCTGTTGCAGAAGGAGGAGTACCAGGGGGTGATCGCCTGGCAGGGCGACTACGGCGAGTTTGTCATCAAGGACCCGGATGAGGTGGCCCGACTGTGGGGGATTAGGAAGTGCAAACCTCACATGAACTATGACAAGCTGAGCAGGGCACTGAG GTATTACTACAACAAGCGTATTTTGCACAAAACCAAAGGGAAGCGATTCACCTACAAGTTTAACTTCAGCAAGGTGGTGCTGGTCAACTACCCCATCCTGGATATGGCCAACTCGCCCTTCTTCCTGGCCCAGAACCACTTCAACGGGGGCTCCACGGCACCGGACTGCAGCCCAGAG GCGGTACAGTCCCTGTTTCCCCGCTTGCCAGACACCGGCAGAGCCTCATCCCTGTGCGATCGGGGGACAACGGCGCCGGCGCCAGAAGGAGACAAGCTCAGACTGGATACATTTCCTTTCCTCAGTTCAG CCGCCCCATGTTACTCCAAGCCCCCATCCCTGCTGGGCCCTTACCCTCGCAACCCGCCCTTTGACTACCCCTGGGGCTTCAACCCCTACCTCCCGGGGGCCTTCTCGCTCAACAACTGCCCCAAACTGCCCCCCGGCTCCCTCTACCCCTCCCAGTTCTACCCCGGCCCCTTGCAGAGCAGTCTGTCCCAGCTGCCTCACCCCTTCGCCAGCTTGCTCCCCCCGGGGGAGGTGGGCGAGAGGGGAACAGCAGGGCACACCGGCGGGACAAACGGCACAGCAGGGTGCCAGCCGGGCAGACTGGGCCTGGCGCCCTATCCGGGGAGCCTGATGCTAGGGCGCACAGACATCAGCAACGGGGCGGCGTCCTTGGGGGAAAGGGCGGACGTCACACCCCCAAGCTCGGGCTTGAACGTGGGCCTTGTCGCCAGCGCGGGCCGCCAGAGCCCCACGGAGAGGCGGGGGAGCGTGAAGCAGGACCCCGAGTCAGACTCGGACCTGGAGATCACAGATCTGAGTGACTGCAGCTCGGACAACGAGCAGGATTTCACTACGGCCAAGGAAGCCCGCCTGGGGGGGGGACGCCCGCAGACGGGGCCGAATGGGAAGAAGACAACCTTACTGCCGCCCATCACGTCTGTGTCCCCCCACCCTCTGAAGACCCTGATGCCCATCACTCCTACACCCCCTGCCCTCACACCCTCGCTTGCTCCCACTGTGGCTTCCTTGCATGAGAGACACAGGGAGACAGAGACCCTAAAGATGATCCACAGCTAa